The nucleotide sequence AGAGCCCGCCGCAGAGGCCGCCTTGTCCTTGTTGCCCATGAGGCATGAGCGGTATCATCCCCGGCTAGCGGACGAAGTGTGGCACCAAGTGGGGAAGGGACTAGCCGAGGACTATCCAGTGGgcgacagggtggatcacttgatgatgacgtgttctgttcattccccctggagcatctggcattggccactgttggaagacagggtactgggcttgatggacctttggtctgacccagtttggctgttcttatgttcagtgtTGTGTGTTTGGAGGGAAGGGTTTATTTTACAGCATGAGTCTTGTGGTATTTGGTGTCTTTCCTAAATCCCCAGCTTCTGCAGTCATGTGAAAACATGAGAGTCTCCTTTTTTTtcactggagatgggacactggatagAAAGGGCTCAGGattactacagtgaattctttcccaggtgtctgcatAGTGGGGCTCGCCAACctgcttagggtctaactgaaggaattttcccccaggtcaaatTGACAGAGACCtggggggatgggtggaggggtttgccttcctctgcagcatggggcatgggtcacttgctggtttaaagtAGAGTAAAGGGTGGATTCTCTGAAACTTtaagtctttaagccatgatttgaggaATTCAGTAACCCAGCTAGATgttaggagtctattacaggagtgggtgggtgaggttctgtggcctgcagtgtgcaggaggtcagacatgatgatcacaatggtcccttctggccttaaagtctgaatcTATAAGCCTTCATGAGTGaagggaaaagcttgaaaacatgactcctAAAGGCTTTAAAAGCACAGAAGCAGAACTCAAAATGTACAACTcttaacgctttttttttttttaaaccaaacgcATGAGACAGGCTCCCTGGAAAACTTCTGGGCTTTGGTTGCCTGGGGTGAATTTGGCAATGCTGAGGATCACGGAGCAAATCAGTAGTACTgttgggagtagaacccaggtgtcttgaCTCCTGCCTAATGATCATTACGTAAAACTAGCCTCTCTCTACacatattttgcattttcttagccctccttcccccaaagtaATTTAGAGCACAGAACCTCAGTGGTACATGTGGCCAATGGCAGGTTCTGCTTAGGAGGCAAGCATGCATCAGGAGTAGTTGCTTTATGGCTAAGCTTTGTGTAATTGCAGTGGCTGGCCAGTTCATATAAAGATAGAGCTATGGCCAGCAGCCGTCTACCCACAACGTGTTTCCTCCTAGATTCTCCCGGGGGactgtattttgtgttttttttaatgttgctgcTCACTAGGTGTCTTCCTGCGTCTGAGAAGTTTCCCTTACTTGCTGGGTGGAGCAAAGTGGTGTTACTGAGACTTGAGAGCACATCTGGCATGTGCAGAGTTGGATTCTCccttcagagaaagagagaaggagaaggaagtaGCCCGCCTTCCATGAGGGAATATGATCCAGGTGTTACCTTTGACTTTGCCTTGTCCCTTTGTTCCCATCCACGTTTTGTTGTGAAGATCTGCCAGTTTTATTtactaaataaatacaaaatttagTCTTTTAAAATTACTGACACCACTAAGACTGCAATGTGCTTTCTAAGCTAGATTGTTGTAACATCCTCTTTGCTGGCCCTCAGGGGTCTACTACACCCCACCTGCATTTGGTCCCAAACAACACGGCGTGAGGCACTCGGGGTACAGCACAAGATGCAGAGTAGATAGAATTCTCTGGGAACATCTTTCATCCGTGAATTCGATGAAAGGCCTCATCCAAGGGACATTGCTGGGTGGGGTGCAGCCAGGTTGTGTGGTTCCCCTGCAACACCCACCGAACAACCCGTATGTGCTATCACGTTACCACACCACCCAAGCAGCCCTGTGtatcggatgcattccttctACCCTATCCCTTATGTGTGGTATCCTCAGCGCCCCATCTCACCATCAGCTCAgatagattgtcagctctttctATCTCGGGGTTTTGCACTGCCGCCCATCATCACAGCATCTGAGCGCCTTCCATGGAAAATAGATTGGCAATAGCAAAGCCCCTAGTGGGCTTCATGCAGGCCCTGGCTCTTCTCCCTTCTTGAGGTATAAAAACTCTGCTCGCAATCAGATTATTTATTTTGGTTGATTCGTTTGTTATGGGTCCCCCCTCGCCTTTCCAGGACAGTGACAGTGTCTTCACTTGTTGTGCAAAGTGCCATTCATCGCTATGGTGCTGTATACCAATAATGTGATCAATAATAACGTGAAACAACTTTTTCTGTGATATGGTGCAGACATGTTCGTATTCGCCTCTGTTCTTGTTTTAGAGCTGTATCATAAAGCGGTACTGTGAAAAGAGGTTTGTTCCCAAATACCTAGCAACAATAGGAATCGACTATGGCGTCACCAAGTAAGTACCCTTTTCTAGCTTCTTTTACGGGTGGGCAACAATTGCAAGTGAAAAGCCATGTCCCATGGCGGCTGTATACACATGCTAGGGCTTACCAATCAGTTACTGAAAAGAGCAGAAGTGAGTAAATGTAATATAAACTTGAGCATTAGAGGGATCTTAAGAAAGAGGTCATGGCAAAATGACATGATCTCTTACATTCCTATATGTACGTAATGTTGCTATCTATGATTTGCAATGTGTATCATAAAATATACTGCCTGTTCGGTGTGGCCATGAAGACCTTATCTTCATCTGTTGACTATTGAGTGATTTGTGGATAGTAACATCACTGGGGGTATGGGGGCTTGAGTTATATTATTGATTAGGTACGACCATTTTAAGATTGAGTGATCATTTCTTTTCAATGCTTTGCTCCCTTTCTGGTTTGTACAGAAATCAAGATGAGGGGGTTTCTTGTCCAGCTAAAGGTAATGGAAAGAGAGCAAGAAGTCTGGCTGGCTTTTGTCCCCTTTTGTTGACTGGCTACCATGTATGACAGTTATTCACCCACACAAGACCCCTTCTTGTATTTTTTATCAAGCTAAACTAGGGCAGTAAAAATGCCTTGGTCTTGCTGATTTGGTGAtactttgtctctttctctctgaagAACTGAACACCGTCAAATGGGAACCTCGTTGGGAGGGAGTTAGCTCTTTCATTGGTTCATGCTGTGTGAGCTTCATACCCTTCTGAATGCTTCTCATCTATCATTTCAGAGTGCAAATTAGAGATCGAGAGATTAAAGTGAACATCTTTGACATGGCTGGGCACCCCTTCTTCTATGAGGTAAGGGAGAGAGGGTTTCTTCTCTGCAGCATGGTTAGGAATTAAACTCAGTCTGTTCTGTCTCAGTGTGATTCTAGATTACTTCTGATCATATAGCTAGACATAAGCAGTAGGTAAGTGATGATAGGAGGCAGGTAGCAGAGAAGATCTGTAGGAAGCATAGATTAGCAGTTCATACCCTGGCAGAGTGACTGCTTCGGGGGTTATAATTGTATTTCCTATATCCCATGTTAAAGTGTGTGCTGTACAAGTGAAATACTATGAATGAGCTCACATCTAAGGGGCAGATTGATAAATATTGCTGCTTAAGCACATTTCCAGATTGCCTGTAGCATAAGTGTGGATACCGACATAAATCCATAACACTGCCCTCCGTCACCTACCCAGCACTCGCCAATCTGTAGGGGTGTAATTGAGGCAACAGGGTGTAGTGGACAAAGCATGGGACTGGGAACCAGGTACTCCAGAATTTTAACCTTGGCAGGGcccctgactcactgtgtgaccttgagcaaatcagttAGGACCTCAGTTTCAGAGGTCCCGAGCATCCGTAGCTTATGTGGACTGTAGCTGagtttgtgggtgctcagtatttctgaaaatggGGTCTTAGGCCAGGTGGGCCTGGGAACCAAAAATAAGTGGATTTCCAAAAGCCCTGACctgagtgacttgcccgaggCCACAAAAGAGAGTCAGTGTCCAAGTTGACTATATCCCAGGAATCTCTGGTGGCTCTTGGTATTGTGCTCATGGACCAGGCCTTGTTCCTTCCCTGCCATAAATCACATTActgatattatttattacttacaCAGAGCTGTAAATGTGCATGTACGGTGCCTTACTGTACAGGTTACagattccctgccctgaggcacttACAGTCTAGAATAGTTTAACATGTGTAACCCACTGGCCAGAGTGTGTTACGCATTCCCCTCTACACCTCATTCACAGAGGATGCAAGTCATACAGATCTTAGTTCTCTAGCTCTGGAGGTCTTGTCACCAGTGTCAGTCAAGATGGCATCCATCACATTCATTCTCACTCTTCTTTTTGTCCTGGGTAGGTGCGCAATGAATTTTACAAGGACACTCAGGGTGTTGTCCTAGTGTATGATGTCGGACAGAAGGAgtcatttgatgcactggatggctggctggctgagatgAAGCAGGAGCTTGGACCTCATGGAAACATGGAAAACATTGTCTTCGTTGTCTGTGCCAACAAGGTAAAACATGCTATGGTGAAGAAAAGAGACAGGAATTCCTGGCTGCAGCATGTTGAGCAGCAACTGCTCTGAGCCTCTGAGAATGAGTTCAGTGTGCAAAGTGGGTGTTGGAACCTGCTAAGAGGTTAATCTGTGCACTACACACTAGTAGCCATGTTTACAGGGTTTCCCAGCACCCTGATCTGGGATCTTGCATGCAGATTCTGTTCATGATTTCAGAATCGTCATCTATTTCaattccctttcctccccctcaaGAAAATGTAGGCTTCCTCCCAAGGCTGTTCTGGGAAGTCCATCACTGATGCCACAGTGAGATGTTAGAACAGGAGTCAATGCGTTTGGGATCCAGGCAACTACAGCCCTCTAGGTAGCCCTATTGCAACTGCTGTACCGGGATATGTGGGGTGTGTTCTTGCACTTGATTCCTTTTCTCTACTTTGTTCGGCTCAGATTGACTGCACCAAGCACCGCTGCGTGGATGAGAGTGAAGGGAGACTGTGGGCAGAAAGCCGGGGGTTTCTTTACTTTGAGACTTCAGCACAGACCGGAGAAGGAATCAATGAGATGTTCCAGGTAACATGAAACTGCAGCAAAAAGGATGCAGGCCCCATATGTAATCTCCTTTTGTCAATAGAATGTTCACTAATTGCCATGATCTATAGAATCTATTGACTGTTCATAATAAGGGCTGCATCTTGATAAAATTCCACCTTTCTGTTCTGAGTCTAGCATATTGATAGCTCCTGTTTAGTAGCAGCAATATTCAGTGAGGGGTTGATTTGGTTGTACATCGAGGACTCCAGGCATGTGGTTCCATAGCTGACAGATAAGATACGTTTTTCTGTCAGATGTTGTAGCATAGTACTAGCCATGTACTATAGGTAGGGGTGTCTTCTCTGTTCTGGCAGGCAACAGAGCACTTCTGTTACAATGTTGCTTGGGTCAAGTTCTGCGGTTTGTGTCTGCACTCTTAGAGCTTTGAGTGGATGCACCAAGAGTCAGCAAGCCCTTGTCACAACCCATGTTTCAATATACTCACAGTGTCCTTATTGCTCAGCTACATAAACTGGAGCTGCTGGTTTTCGTTCAGAAAGGGGGGAAGCTTTCAGCTAATTCCTCTTTGCGTTTGCAGACCTTCTATTCCTCAATTGTTGATCTGTGCGACAATGGTGGGAAACGCCCCACATCGAGCATGAGCGTTGGGTTCACCAAAGAGCAGGCGGACACCATTCGGAGGATCCGCAACAGCAAGGATAGCTGGGACATGTTGGGAGTCAAACCTGGAGCCACGAGGTAAAGGACGCTTCAACATTCTCCTAGTTGTCTTTGATTAACTGCTATTAGAGTTAGAGAGAGGgggtttttttaaggccagaagggaccgttatgatcatctagtctgactcctgcagAACATAGGCCAAAGCACCTctcccagtaatttctgcatcaagttcGTAACTTCTGTTTGAGTAGAGCAGATCTTTAGAAAGACACTCagcttcaagtgatggagaatccaccacagccctagGTAATTTGTTTAGTTTGAACTTCCAAACATTGGATCCAATGCTTAATCTTAATCTCTTCcttatgtaggtatttataggcCACCATGATCAAGTGGTCTTaactttctcttggataaactaaatagatttgaGTTTCTGAAGTCTTtcgctataaggcaggttttccagacatCATATCTTTCTGTAGCTTTCTTCTGAACCCCTTTCAGTTTTTCATCATCCTCTTTTAAGGTGTGGAAACAATATTCCAACACTGGTCTCACTGATGGCGTGATCAGAGGTAATACCACCTCCTTTTCTATAGCTTTGGGGCAAGAACAGACCCCACTCAAAACACCTCCCTaaaatgatgattccccatttacaatatttttttgcaATCTACTAGTTCGTGTTCAATACATTTAATATAagctacatttttcagagtagcagccgtgttggtctgtatcagcaaaaagaaaaggaggacttgtggcaccttagagactaacaaatttatttgagcataagctttcgtgagatgctcaaataaatttgttagtctctaaggtgccacaagtcctccttttctttttatgagctacattgatttaaaaaaaatttattttttttttagtgctgatttttttttttttatcacaatgTCATGCGAGACTAggtcaaatgtcttacagaagcCTAAGTGTATTATGTCAACAGTTACcatatcaaccaaacttgtaatctcatcaaaaatgaCGATACGTTTATATAaaaagacctattttccataaaagcaAGTCGATTTGGAATTAATGACACTACTATCCTTTAATTAACAAGGAATCTGGTAAGAGTTTCTAGCTAGAGAGGGAAAGTGGTTTGATTAGTAACAGAACCTATTTGAACACCTCTATAGTACCTCTTATTTCTTCTGTGTCCTTGGGCAAACtgcttaatctctctctgcctccatttccatgCCTATAAAACAGGGAGCGAAATACTTGCTTCACTAACATTTGTAAATCACTTCAAGATCCTCACATGGAATACACCTTGTCACCCTAGAAGTGCTAGGTAGCATTGTCAGTACTTTCCCCTGGGATGATGTAATGCTGGTCATCTAGATTGTGGGATTtaccttttgcaaggtccaacagTTGCAGCTGGTGCTAAGGACTTATACATCGTATAATACTAAACCCAGCAAGGCTGTTCCTGCCATTGCTACTGAGTAATACCAGTGGTGAGATACAGCTTCACTTGACTTGCGACATGTCAGATCCGAGTGAAGAAACCAGAAGATAGTGCAGTCCAGTGGTTcagggactggactggactggactgcgGCTCAGGAAACCAGGTTTCTGTTCCAggctttgccactggcctgctttcctggccacttcacctctctgagcctttgttttcccatctgttaaaatggggataattatatttGCCTCCATTGTCAAGTGCTTtggatctatggatgaaaaaagCACTATAACAGATACAAATCTTTTAACTGTGTACACTTGTCAGCTGCACAATCTGTTGTCCTTTCTCAATTCTTCTTTGTCCATTCCAGTTTGTCTGACAGTAACCCTTATGATCTCATCAAGAGAGAAATGTTAAGATTTTTACAGATGAAGCAGTATCTTTCCCTTGCTCTCTGGCTGTagggaagttttttttgctgccatAAAGCTGCTGTTTTCTCCATACACCTTGCAGGCAGGGACTTGCCATCACAATGCTTCTTTCTGTGCAAATTGCTGTTGTTGTGGGGGGGTTTTCCCAAAAGCTGCAAGACTTTCCCTGTCTTCCTAAAGATGGCTGACTGCTGGTTGGAAGTGATCATTAGCATCCATCCTATAGCGTGTTGcaagtgattagagcaggggattgaaaATTTGGGATTCCTGACTCTGCTGAGTGACCTGGACAAGTCAACTCACCTCTGTGTCTCAGTCCCCTCTCTGAAATTCCAAGAATATCTACCCCAGAAGGGTGCTGGGAAGCTCAGcagatgtttgtaaagcactctgagatccttAGCTGAAAGGTGCTGTACTGAAATGCAAAATGGATTATCTATTGTGCCCAAGAAGAGAACTTTACGGCTGTATCATTATGTATTCAAGTTTCAAATGACCCCTTCAAGTTGCTTATGCTCTGGCAGAGTTCAGGACCTGCCATCCACCAGGAGCCTTAGCCCCCTGCAtaaattagtagttctgcagctGGGACAGGCAGTGCTCCCACCGACCATATGAGAGCCAGGAGAAACTGATGGTAAGGGAATTGCTGACTTCACTTGCTCCACAAGAGCCCTTCCTGCAACCTTATTCCTCCCTATCAGCTGACTGCTGTGAAGTGAGGTGAGTAGGCACTTTGCTGTGAAGCTAAGTTAGTGAAGTCACCCCTCCAACACACAGGACACAATATCTTCTCCTCACTATGCAAACAGGATGCGGCCCAGAGCCTGTGCATCACTTAATTCCAGGGTCCTGCGCTGGCCTCTACCACAAGGTGAACTGAGCTTGCACAAAAATATCTGCACATACTGCATATATAGTCTGAAATGATCATAACTCTTAAATCAAACCTAGGTTCTTTCTGAACaaagccatgtgctgctcctcCAAAAGGGTCACTTCCTTGCCAAACTTCAGCTTGTAAAGCCCAGCTGGTCTGGCTGGAGGGCTGTTTGCAAACATttgggaaaaatgtattttttctttccatttatctTGCGCTAAGAAGCGATCAGCGTGCTTTTCCTCTAGCTTCCCATCATAAATTACATTCCGGCACAGTCTAACCCTGGACAATTTCAGCCTGAAAGGGGAAAGGTTTGGAAATTTATGAGCAACTGCaaagagctgggagtggggaaggtTAGAATGGGAACAACTCTGCCCCTTCACtgctcttctccccactcccccatagTTTGTCTCCCAAGCAGGGAGTGAGGGCTGATGGGTGCCTCCTaacatggcagctgggagcagtACGTAAAGGAAGGCCTCCAGATGTCACCCTGTTGCTGATGATTGTCTCGTCTCTCATAGGGATGAGGTGAACAAAGCCTATCGGAAGCTGGCCGTGCTGCTCCATCCGGACAAGTGCATGGCTCCCGGCAGCGAGGACGCCTTCAAAGCTGTCGTGAATGCGCGGACGGCGCTTCTCAAAACCATCAAATAGAGGACGGAGCCGGAAAGCCCACCCTGGCAGACCCCATGCCAACGATTCCCGGAGAGCGAGTTGACCAGGGcaaccctctcctccccagcactcGTTACTGTCTTAGTAATGGAGACTAGGGGCCGCCTCCTCCTTCCACTAACTGATGGAGGAACAGGAGTTGGCCCTCGGTAGCTGCGTTTCACCACTATGCCAGTTTCTTTCTACCTTGAGAGCTGAGCAGAGGAGCTGTGCTCAGTGCACCCAGCCTTGAGCCACGTTCCTGATTGAGTCTGAGGCCCAGATTCACGGGCTGGCGTGAGCAGGTGCAGCGCTTCTGAAGGCAGTGGGTGTTGCACAGTTCTCACCGACGATGGATTTGGCCCCCAGTCTTGTTTCACGTGAATTCTTGAATGAAGCCTCCCCAGCTAGGCATTACTGGCCCTTGAGGCTTCTCCTTAGATGAGTgggtggggctggctctgagcgCATCGTTGTGGTTGTTTATCCCAATGCTAAAACCAGCAAGAGCAATCTGGCCTACTCCAGCACAAACAAGTCCCGCATGCTGTGGCCTAAATGCTCATCTTACAGCATCGGCTCTGTGTTTGCTCTAGATTCAGAGACAGGACCCTAGCAGAGGCAGCCATCTTGCACGTGGATTAGCTATTAGTATTACAAATACCCCTGAGGTTCAAGGAAACTCCGGGTATGGTCCCTGATTCCTTGAAACTAGTAGAGAATGTCAGTGACCTCTGTGTTAGACATGTTGGATCAGGGGCTGACTTCTTGGTCACAACAGGACATAAGCCTGCCCATTTCCTAGCCTCTTAAGTAAGGGCCCGATATGGAATTTGGATGGGCAGTGAACTGTCTCTGGTGGGAGAGAACCCTTCTCCGGCCAGACTGGGAAGCACTATCGCTGGGCAGGGAAGGGCAGAGGAATGCAGCTTCTCGAATGTGGCTTGAGTGCAGAGGTCTTTGCTCTTTGTGACTGTGCCAGAAGCACAGCGAATTCACTAGAGAGCACAGCGGGGATGAAATCCGGCACGTGAGTGTTTAAAACCAAATGCCACGTGCCTGTGGGCCGACTGTCTGAGGGGAGAGGCTGAGCGCAATGCACCAGGGAATCCTGTGCCCTAAGATTTGACTTAAAACAATATTCACCCGTTTCAGCAGAGTGGGCCTGAAATGTTGAGCGCCCTGAGCTCCGGTTGACTTCACAGGGAGCAGAGCGCTCatcttctcaggatcaggccctgtccGGTTTGGCACGTCTAGGAAATGGCTCTTGAGACTAAGTTATTTCATAGGGATGAGCCAGTTCTATGTTTCCTCATGTGGTAAGCAGTAACACCTATCTTGAGCCTGCAGAAGTCAAAGGTAGTCTGACTTTCCCAGCAAAGCTtagttatttctctctccctgagCAGAAACTTCACTCCTGGAAATACTAAACCCAACAGGAGAGATGTGCCTGAGGAAAGATTAAGGATTAGATGGTACCTAAACCTGCCTGGGGAGGAAAGGGTGCAAGGAACTGTCTATCGTCCTCATCCCTCTTCTCCAGCATTGCTGCTCAAATACCAGGAACAATCTCTGTCCTTCTCCCCTCTCAGAATGCAAGTTGCCGGGGGCTTAGGTACCAACGCTGCATGGGTAGGGCTGCAGGTCCTGCGTCTGCTACGGGCAGGCTGCTTTATTGGGAAGGGCACACTGCACCCTTAAAGGGTGTCGCTGCCACCGCCCGCGTACAGCCACTCCGACCTCTCCCCGAATGCAGGTTCAAGGCCGCAGGCCAGCCCAGAATAAATACTGCAGGATTTGCCCCAGACACTACGATCCTAGAGCCTGGGAGGCGTCCAGCTCTGGGAAGCTCTGTTGTCACTAAGTGGAGGCCGGATGTTCTTCCTGTAGTCACACCTGGATAATGATGGCACGAACGTCCGTATGAATATGACAAGGTCTATCTACCCAGTGTCATCATCCTTGCCATGTCCTCCCAGTTACAGGCTGAAATCTTCTACCATGGGCTTTCTCTGTCTCACTGAAATAAACTTAGCAGAGTGGGATGcacaggctctgcagctgcttaAACCTCGCATGTAAGTCTCTGGCCCTCCACAAACTGTTGGCATGGTACTGATTAAGGTACCAATGGGTAAAAGCCCGTCCTGATGGGGTTGTTCAAGTGAACAGTGTGTCCCCACAGCCGTTGCACGTAGGATGAGGAAACTGACACAGTGAGGAATTCTTTCAGGAAAATACAGATCCAGGTTTTGTTGTGCACCTCTCAAAACAGAGCCCCTTCTTTTGGCACCCGAGCCTTGCACActttgttcattccctttaaaattcctccatTGCAAATCTGCATGCAAGTAATGCAGCTTCCTAGGGGTACCAGAGCAAATGGGGTTAGGACATTTCTGAGACTGGAGGTGTGTGCTTGTGTCTGAGATGGTGCTGGAAATAGCAATCATCTCTGGTCAGGCTTCTCCTAGGGAAGCGAAACCATTGCACTCATTTTATTGTAGTGTGAAGGGAATGCTTTAGCCAGGGTGAGACTTCCAAGCCAAAAATGAGAGCACCACCCTTTGCATATTGATCTATCTGTGCACTTTAAGCTTTGACAATGTATCGTATGTTATGTGGAGAGTAGGCTTTGCTTGTGGGTGTATTTTCTCTCACTTCAAATAAGTCTCTCCCCCTGCTTAACCTGTTAGATTAGAAGTTCAGTCTTCTGACCATTGTGAATGTCGTGCAAGATAAAATTGCCATAAACCCAGGTGCAGGTTCTTTGTATTTTCACATGCTGTTTTCTTTGTCTTGCATATTGTGTTGCATTCTGGGCATCTCATTTAGTCAGAGTTCTCCTGACGTCATGACCTAATTCTTACAAGGCTGCTGTCAGTAGTGTAGGCTCAGAATTCGGCCATTGTGCTCTTCCTGAAAAATTATAGCCATGATTTTTACTGGAACCACACAGAAACCAAGCTGTGAGCTCCCCCTATGGGTCTGCGGCAGCTACTCAGCTTTCTCTCTTGCATTTCCACAGGTGCCAGCTAGAAAAGGACAATCAGTAGGGGACAGAGGATTGAAGCTATGAAAGTATTAAACAGTGGGAAATAAAAGCACATTAAAGACAAATTCCACATACACCCACCCCACAACAGAGttttctgttcttaaaatccattaTTTCATGCAGTTGGTGCAATTCAAGACATCCTTTTCCTCTCACTTTCAGGCAActtttctgtctctccccccagccctgctaaAAGCAATTTAAaggttgatttatttattttgtttgtttgttttgctgcgAATTTCATAAGACTACATTATTTCCATCTACACCAAGTTTCGGATGCCAGATTGCGGGGagatggcgggggtgggggagaaaagatcTACTGAAAAGCAGCTGTTATACCTCAGACATATAAATAATCATTTGAGACATTGCACCATAAGGTTAACTTTAGTTTTAAATTAGCAACATTTCTTCTCTCCCAAAGCAAATTCAAATGTTACAGGCAAGATCTTGTGCTGGTGTTAAATCAGCATTGGAGTATGTGGAGCTAGGTCAGTTTACATTCTTAAGCTCTTTGGAGGCCTCCTCATCTCCCATGCTAAGGAAACCACTTGATTCTGGCTTCAAACCTAGTTCTCTGTGTATTTTCCAGGAAGGAAGGATAAATAATTCTGCTGCTGGATGGTCCAATTCCAAGCCATAAAGGCCAACTTCTAGGAAGAGTCTTGTTAATGGCTGATTGTTATTCAGAAATAGTTCCTATGTTCAGGGATGCACTTACCCCTTCTGGTGTGTTGGATATATAAACTGTGAATGCACTGTGTTTTACTCTTATAAAAATACCTTTTATTGTATTGATTGAATTTatgtctgtttttgttgtttacaTGAACTGACTGGAAACACTGAAATGACTACGCATGTGTGTCTTTTCGAGAGACTGGATGTACTTTTAACCTGTGTAGTTTTATAAAGCAAAActgagtttaaaacaaaagtagCACTGTGTATTTCTCTGACCCACTGTAACTTACCCTAGTGAGAAAGTTCTTTACTGTTCATGGTTGATTGCAATTCAAATCACTGCTAACACCCCTCTTTTCTGCTCCACTGCTGAGCTGACGCTGCCAGGTTTGATGGGGATAAATGTTTGCTAGGTCTATCATAAAACTTAATACTGAACTTGGCTTTGTGGGCAATAGAGGGCTCTGAACAGAGATCTCTACACTAGGGAGAGGCTAAATTAACCAGTTTCCTGTACCTATAAATCTATGGCCTGAGCCTCCTTACATAAAGCTAAAGGAATAATACGTCTCTGAACACTTAcctattttagggttttatactgatGCCCATCACTGGAGCATCTGAGccccttccacataaaatcagtaATGAAACCCTgggtggacttcatggagtctctagGACATCTCCTTTTTAGAGGTCAAAATTCTGCTTGGAGTAGgttttggggttctttttctttttggggggaggg is from Dermochelys coriacea isolate rDerCor1 chromosome 3, rDerCor1.pri.v4, whole genome shotgun sequence and encodes:
- the DNAJC27 gene encoding dnaJ homolog subfamily C member 27 isoform X2; its protein translation is MIQSCIIKRYCEKRFVPKYLATIGIDYGVTKVQIRDREIKVNIFDMAGHPFFYEVRNEFYKDTQGVVLVYDVGQKESFDALDGWLAEMKQELGPHGNMENIVFVVCANKIDCTKHRCVDESEGRLWAESRGFLYFETSAQTGEGINEMFQTFYSSIVDLCDNGGKRPTSSMSVGFTKEQADTIRRIRNSKDSWDMLGVKPGATRDEVNKAYRKLAVLLHPDKCMAPGSEDAFKAVVNARTALLKTIK
- the DNAJC27 gene encoding dnaJ homolog subfamily C member 27 isoform X1, giving the protein MEANLPKRKETRKSLRIKVISMGNAEVGKSCIIKRYCEKRFVPKYLATIGIDYGVTKVQIRDREIKVNIFDMAGHPFFYEVRNEFYKDTQGVVLVYDVGQKESFDALDGWLAEMKQELGPHGNMENIVFVVCANKIDCTKHRCVDESEGRLWAESRGFLYFETSAQTGEGINEMFQTFYSSIVDLCDNGGKRPTSSMSVGFTKEQADTIRRIRNSKDSWDMLGVKPGATRDEVNKAYRKLAVLLHPDKCMAPGSEDAFKAVVNARTALLKTIK